The genomic interval GTTTTCGACACGGCCACGAGCGTCACCCGCTCGGGAAGCGACCGTCTCACACAGGCGATTTGACTTGCAACAGACATAATTCCGATTTTTAACCGGGTAAAATTACGCAAATTTCGTACAACGGGGAAACGCACGCCGGAAAAATCGCACCCGCTACCGCGCCAAGACGATCTCCGAACAGGGCAGTTCACCGCCAGGCAGCCGCCTCCACGTCCCCGTCGGCAGGTCGCAGACCCATATCGCACCCCGGCCCTCCGGACCGGCGAGCGCCCACAGCTCCTGCGTCGCACCGTTCTCCGACAGCAGCGCCACCGCCCTGCGCACCGGTTCCTCCAGCCGGGCGAACGGCTCCCCCAGCCGCATCGTCCGCACGTCGAACGGGCGCAGCTCGCTGCCTCCGGCATCCGAGACGACGTATCCGCCGACCAGGCGAAACGTCTCCGAATCCGACCCGCGCTCCAGCATCGCAAAGGGAATCAGCGCCCCGGCACGGACAGGACCGCCCACCGCGACGCCTCCTCCGTAGGCCGCCAGCACGACGGGAGCGAAGGTTCCGTCTCCGAGGTCGGCCGCAAGCAGCAGCCGGGGACCGCCCGCCGAGGTGAAGACGAACGGCGCCCCGGTCAGCATCCCGGGTTCCAGCCCCTCGGGAAGCCGCCAGCAGTAGGGTATCCCGGCGGAGGAGCGCGTAAGCCCCGCCTGCCTCAGGCAGAGCCGGCCGCCGTCCGTCGTCAGCACGGCGGCCGACGAGGGGAGCAGCCCGGCCGTCACGCAACCCCGAAGCTCCGGGGCGGACCAGTAACGCATCGTCAGATCGTAGCGGCAGCCGACCCGCTCCCCGGACTCCTCCGAGATGCAGAACAGCCGGTTCGACCCCGGCTCATTGACCGCACACCGGATCCTGCCGCCCGTCCGCCGGGCGATCTCCTTCGTCGATCCGCTCCGCATGTCGATCCGCACGAGCGACGCATGGCCCGCACCGGAACCGACGACACCGTAGAGCGAATACTCCTGCGGAGGACGCCCGTCCGACACCGCGATCCGGCCGAGCGACTGACGGTCGCCCCGGCGGAAGAGCAGCACCTCGACCGTCGAGGCGGGGTAGCCGCCCGGAGCCAGGAACGTAAGGCTCCGCCCGGTGCGCGCCGTGACGACGCCCCGTACGCCGAGAGCCGAGCCCTCCTCCAGCGCCTCGCCCTCGAGGGGCCAGCGGATTTCGAACATGATTTCGTCGTCGGATTCGAATCCCGACGCCGCGACGGTCACTTCGTCGCCGGGCGAAAAAGGCCCCGCCGGGAGCGAGACGTCCCGGACGAACGCTTCGGACCGCCCGAGACGCTCCGAGCAGGCCGCCGCAAACAGCGCGCAGAGCAGCACGCCTGAAATAACACGCATAACTTACTGATTATAAATACATACTCCCGCCACGGGGGGGGGTAACGCCGGAATGCGAATCCTCCGCATACGGGACAAATATACCGATTTTTTGCCGTTCCGGAATAGTTTTCTATCTTTACGGAGGCAAAACACGCAAGTCCTATGAAAAATATCCGAACGATTCTCGCGGCGGCGGCGATGCTCTCCTACGGAGCGGCGGCCGCATGCACCAACTTCATCGTCACGAAAGGAGCCTCGACCGACGGATCGGTGATGGTCTCCTATGCGGCCGACTCCCACTCGCTCTACGGCGCCCTCTACCACTCGGCAGGCGGCAAACACTCCCAGGGAGCGATCCTGCCCATCTACGAATGGGACACGGGACGTTACCTCACGGACATTCCACAGGCAGGCGAGAGCTATTCGACCGTCGGCAACATGAACGAACATTCGCTCATCATCGCCGAGACGACCTTCGGCGGCCGCGAGGAGCTGGCCGACCCGGCCGGACTGATGGATTACGGCTCGCTCATCTACATCACGCTGCAACGCGCCAAAACCGCCCGCGAGGCGATCGGAGTGATCGTCGAGCTGGCCAACACCTACGGCTACGCCTCGAGCGGCGAATCGTTCTCGATCGCCGATCCCGGGGAGGCATGGATCATGGAACTGATCGGCAAGGGCAGCAAGCCCGACACCGCGGGCATCAACACGCGCAAGGGCATCGTCTGGGTAGCGCGCCGCATTCCCGACGGCTACGTGTCGGCCCATGCCAACCAGTCGCGCATCACGACCTTCCCGCTCGACGACCCCGAGAACTGCCTCTACGCGCCCGATGTCATCGACTTCGCCCGCGAAATGGGCTACTTCGAAGGCGAAGACGCCGACTTCAGCTTCTGCGACGCCTACGGCCCGGCCGACTTCGGCACGGTGCGCGGCTGCGACGCCCGCGTGTGGGCCTTCTTCCGCACCGTGGCCGACGGCATGGACGCCTACGAACAATACGCCATGGGCTACGACATGCAGAACCGGATGCCGCTATGGGTCAAACCCCGTGCGAAGGTATCGCCCAAGACCGTCTTCGACTGCATGCGCGATCACTACGAGGGAACCCCGATGGACATGACCCGGGACCTCGGCGCCGGTGGACACAACTGCCCGTACCGCTGGCGGCCGATGACCTTCGAGGTGGACGGCGAGGAGTACCTCAACGAACGCGCGACGGCCACGCAGCAGACCGGCTTCTGGTTCGTGGGACAGGCCCGCGCCGACGCCGGGCCCGACATGGGCATCCTCTGGTTCGGCGTGGACGACGCCGCCACTTCGTGCCTCACGCCGATCTACTGCTCGGTGCAGGAGGTCCCCGAGTGCTTCCGCGAGGGGAACGGCTCGATGCTCGAATACTCGCCCACATCGGCCTTCTGGCTCTTCAACCGCGTGACGAACTTCGCCTACATGCGCTACGACATGATCGCGGCCGATATCCGCAAGGTGACCGACGCCTGGGAGAATGGACTGCTCGAGGAGGTCCGCGGAGTGGACGCCCGGGCCGGGGAGTTCGAGACGGCGGCCGCACGCCGGCGCTACCTCACGCGCTTCAGCGTCGGGAAGGCCCAGGAGCTGTTCGCCCGCTGGTCGAAGCTCGACCGCTACCTCATGGTCAAATACATGGACGGCAACGTGAAGAGCGAGCACGGCGACGTGCTGGCGTTCCTCGACAGCGACGCCCCGATGGCCCAGCACTTCGTGGAGAACGGCAACGGCCGGCAGATTCCCGACAAGATCCGGTTCCCGGGCTACAACGAGAAGTGGAAGCGCGCCGTGGCGGCCGACAACGGCAAGATACTGAAAGTGGTAAAATAATTTCCGTCCTATGAAATACGACATCCTCATCGTCGGCAGCGGACCGGGCGGCTACGTGGCCGCGATCCGCGCCGCACAGTTGGGCCGCCGCGTGGCGCTCGTTGAACGCGCCGAGGCAGGAGGCGTCTGCCTCAACTGGGGCTGCATCCCCACCAAAGCGCTGCTCAAGAGCGCACAGGTTTACGGCTATTGCCGCAATGCCGGCCACTACGGGCTGGAGCTCACGGGCGAAGTGCGCCCCGACCCGGAAAAGATCGTCGCCCGCTCGCGCGGCGTGGCCGAAACCATGTCCAAAGGGGTGCAGTTCCTGCTCCGGAAGAACAACATCGACCTGATTCCCGGTTTCGGACGTCTCACGGCTCCGGGCCGTCTCGACGTGGAGGGCACGACCTACGAGGCCGACCACATCATCCTCGCCACGGGAGCACGGCCGCGCGAGCTGCCGTTCCTGCCCGCGGACGGCGAGCACATCGTCACCTCGCGCGAGGCGCTGACGCTCGGCAGGCTGCCCGAATCGCTCGTCGTGGTCGGTTCGGGAGCCATCGGCAGCGAGTTCGCATGGTTCTACGCGACGCTCGGCGTCCGCGTGACGGTCGTCGAATACCTGCCGCGCATGCTGCCGCTCGAAGACGAGGAGGTGTCGAAAGCCATGGAGCGCTCGT from Alistipes dispar carries:
- a CDS encoding WD40-like domain containing protein, with amino-acid sequence MRVISGVLLCALFAAACSERLGRSEAFVRDVSLPAGPFSPGDEVTVAASGFESDDEIMFEIRWPLEGEALEEGSALGVRGVVTARTGRSLTFLAPGGYPASTVEVLLFRRGDRQSLGRIAVSDGRPPQEYSLYGVVGSGAGHASLVRIDMRSGSTKEIARRTGGRIRCAVNEPGSNRLFCISEESGERVGCRYDLTMRYWSAPELRGCVTAGLLPSSAAVLTTDGGRLCLRQAGLTRSSAGIPYCWRLPEGLEPGMLTGAPFVFTSAGGPRLLLAADLGDGTFAPVVLAAYGGGVAVGGPVRAGALIPFAMLERGSDSETFRLVGGYVVSDAGGSELRPFDVRTMRLGEPFARLEEPVRRAVALLSENGATQELWALAGPEGRGAIWVCDLPTGTWRRLPGGELPCSEIVLAR
- a CDS encoding C69 family dipeptidase translates to MKNIRTILAAAAMLSYGAAAACTNFIVTKGASTDGSVMVSYAADSHSLYGALYHSAGGKHSQGAILPIYEWDTGRYLTDIPQAGESYSTVGNMNEHSLIIAETTFGGREELADPAGLMDYGSLIYITLQRAKTAREAIGVIVELANTYGYASSGESFSIADPGEAWIMELIGKGSKPDTAGINTRKGIVWVARRIPDGYVSAHANQSRITTFPLDDPENCLYAPDVIDFAREMGYFEGEDADFSFCDAYGPADFGTVRGCDARVWAFFRTVADGMDAYEQYAMGYDMQNRMPLWVKPRAKVSPKTVFDCMRDHYEGTPMDMTRDLGAGGHNCPYRWRPMTFEVDGEEYLNERATATQQTGFWFVGQARADAGPDMGILWFGVDDAATSCLTPIYCSVQEVPECFREGNGSMLEYSPTSAFWLFNRVTNFAYMRYDMIAADIRKVTDAWENGLLEEVRGVDARAGEFETAAARRRYLTRFSVGKAQELFARWSKLDRYLMVKYMDGNVKSEHGDVLAFLDSDAPMAQHFVENGNGRQIPDKIRFPGYNEKWKRAVAADNGKILKVVK